Below is a window of Candidatus Blochmanniella vafra str. BVAF DNA.
CCATTTCAATTTCTTCTTCATTGAACCAACCTAAGCGTTGTTTAGTTTTACGTAAATTAAAAAATAATTTTCGTTGAGCTTTAGTAGTGGCAATTTTTACAATACGCCAATTTTTGAGTACGTATTCATGAATTTCTGATTTAATCCAGTGTACTGCAAATGATACTAATCGTACATCTAATTCTGGGTTAAATCGGCGCACTGATTTCATTAATCCAATATTTCCTTCTTGTATTAAATCAGCTTGGGCTAATCCATAACCAGAATAATTGCGAGCAATGTGAACAACAAACCTTAAGTGTGAAACAATCAGTTTTTTAGCGGCATTTAAGTCACTGTTGTAGTATAGACGTTCAGCTAATTCTCGTTCTTCTTCTGCTGTTAACATGGGGTACAGATTGGTTGCTCGAATGTAAGCTTCTAAAGTTCCTTGAGGTACTAAACTTATATTTTTGTACATGTTTTCTGCTGTCATATATTCCCCTACTAAAATGATTATATGTGTATTGTATATAGAAATAGAAATGCATATCATATTTGATGTACAGAATTATATGACATACATGAAATTGTATATGGAGATAAATCTGTTGTTGAATTATTTATAATAATATCTTATATTTCAGGTACATAATAGTTAATTATTATTATGTATTAGATTTAATTAATTTAGTACAATGTTGTTATGGTTATGTCGTATCGTATTAGATACGATGTTATTATTTTCCTTTTTAAGGAACTATTTCTTATAAAATAAATTAAAGTGAATATTTATTCATAGTATGTGAATAAGTATTATATTAAAAAATAGGTGTTTTAGTGTATATAAAAATAATATATAAGTTATTTTTATATTATTGATTGTATTAGATATATTGTTCATATATTTATATGATTTTTTAAATTTAATTTAATCAAATAGTAACAATGCATTTATTTATATTTAAATTTTATCATCATTTATAAAAATTGAATAGAATTCAATAAAATAATAATATGTTGGGTATGAGGGATAATTTTCTATTTGATTAAACTAAATTATTTATTTATTAATAAAAATTATAATTGATCATTATTTTGTGTTTAAGAATGAAATTTGATTTTATATAGATTGTAAAATAAGCTAATTTGATAAGTTTATAAATTTAATATTTTTATATTCGTTTATTATGTACATTAGGTTTTGTATAAAAATATATTTTGTAAATATTCTGTAGCACAGAGGTTTTATATAATTGCGATTATTTCAACAATGTATAGAAAGATTGTTTATACTATACAAGGAAGGTATAAGTAGGGAATATGAAGATTCAGGCTAATTTTTCGAAAAGTAATAATGGAAAAATTCGGATCATTGCTGGCAAATGGAAGGGACGCAGTATACCTGTAATTAGTAAGATTGAAGTACGTCCTACTCTTTCTAGAATTCGAGAGACTTTGTTTAATTGGTTGAATCCTGTAATTGTAAATTCGATATGTTTAGATTGTTTTTCTGGTAGTGGTGCGTTGGGATTAGAGTCATTATCTAGAGGAGCTAAGAAAGTAACTTTTATTGATAATAGTAAAGCTTGCATTAATTTTTTAAAAAAAACTATTACTTCTTTTCAAGAAGATAGTAGTAGCATAACAATATGTACTGATTGTGTAAGTTGGTTGAAACAGTTAAGTAAAAATACTGTAACAGGTTATAATATTGTTTTTATTGATCCTCCATTTAATAATAGATTCATAATATATGATATAGTATATTTATTAGAAAAAAATAATTATTTACAGAAAAAATCTTGGATTTATATTGAGACGTCTAAATTATTTAATAAAGGGTTATTTAATAAAAATAAATTTCCTAATAATTGGGTGTTGTACAGAAAGATAGTTACGCAAACTATTTTATGTTGTATTTATTTTCGAAGTTCTTAAGAAATAAAATAAATCAATATTTTGTAGTTTTTATTCTGCATAAACGTTTCGAAGTGAAGATTTTTGGTTAGTTTTTGTATAGTAAATTGAATTAATGGTATAAATCAGTAAGCATTTCGGTATTTATTTTTATATATTGTGAGTAATGATGATTCATTATTTATTCTTGTTATAAGAATTGCAGATTATTGAATGCTTAGTAAATAATATACATGACATATTATTTATTATGGACGAGTCCAAAATTTATAGCGATTAATTAATCCGTTTGTAGAACTATCATAGTAAGAAATATTATTAGTATGTTGTAATTTTAAATAAATAGAATCAGCCAGTTTTTTTCCTAATTCTACGCCCCATTGATCAAAAGAATAGATATTAAAAATTATTCCTTGGGTGAAGATTTTATGTTCGTATAGAGCGATGAGAGCTCCTAAAGTATAAGGAGTAATTTTTTTAATTAAAATGGAATTACTTGGATTATTTCCTGGAAGTATTTTAAATGGCGCTGAATTAAAATTTATGTTTTCTTCGTAAGGAGTTTTTGAGTTAGTTGTTTCATATTCTTGTTGGATTTCTGAAATGTTTTTACCAAAAGCTAATACTTTAGTTTGGGCTAAGAAATTTGCAATTAATTTTTCATGATGGTCATGAATAGGATGATGACTGATAGTTGGAGCAATGAAATCGCATGGAATCATTTTAGTTCCTTGATGTAGTAATTGATAAAAAGAATGTTGTCCGTTAGTTCCTGGTTCGCCCCATATTATTGACCCAGTTTGGTAATTAATAGGATGACCATTGCGATCTATGCTTTTCCCATTAGATTCCATATTACTTTGTTGTAAGTATGCTGGAAAACGGTGCATGTATTGATCATAAGGAAAAATTGCTTCAGTTTCCGTTAAAAAGAAATTATTATACCAAATTCCAATAAGTGCTAAAATTACTGGTAAATTTTCATTTAAAGGAGTATTTTGAAAGTGTAAATCCATTGCATATGCTCCATTTAATAATAATTCAAAATTATCAGAGCCTAACGATAACATAATCGGTAATCCAATAGATGACCATAATGAGAATCGACCTCCTACCCAGTCCCATAATTCGAACATATTTGTGATTGGGTTAATACCAAATTTTTTTACAGCTTCAGAGTTCGCAGATAATGCTATAAAATGTTTAGATATATGTTTAAGGTTACGATTTGTAGTTGTTTTTGAAAAAAACCAATTTCGAGCACTGCATGCATTAGTCATAGTTTCTTGTGTAGTAAAAGTTTTTGATGCTATTATAAATAATGTCGTTTCTGGATTGATTCGATTTAATGTTTCAAAAATATGAGTACCATCTATATTAGATATAAAATGTATGTTTAAATGGTTTTTATACGGTATTAACGTTTCAGTAACCATATATGGACCTAAATGTGATCCTCCAATCCCAATACTAACTATATCTGTAATGTTTTTATTTGTGTATCCTTTCCATTTACCTTGGATCACATCTTGACAAAATTTTTTCATATTTTCTAGTACTTTATTAATTTGAGGCATTACATCTTGTTTATCTACTACAATAGGTATGTTTTGTCTATTTCTTAACGCTACGTGTAGAACAGATTTATTTTCGATGCGATTGATTTTTTCTCCTCGAAACATTGCTGAAATAGCTTCATTTAATTCACATTCTTTAGCTAGTTTTATTAATTTATTCATTGTTTTATGTGTGATTAAATTTTTAGAATAATCGATTAGAATTTCATTATTAAATGTTTTAGAAAAATGTTTAAATCTATCTGTATCTTGTCTAAATAAATCAATAATATGTATTTTTTTCATTTGATTAAAATGTCGTTTTAAAGATTTCCATGCTTTTGTGTGGCTGGGATTGATATTTTTCATAATTTTAAATTGATCCAATATGGCTTAGAGTGTTTAATCTAAATAATTTAGCAGACTATA
It encodes the following:
- the rpoH gene encoding RNA polymerase sigma factor RpoH, which codes for MYKNISLVPQGTLEAYIRATNLYPMLTAEEERELAERLYYNSDLNAAKKLIVSHLRFVVHIARNYSGYGLAQADLIQEGNIGLMKSVRRFNPELDVRLVSFAVHWIKSEIHEYVLKNWRIVKIATTKAQRKLFFNLRKTKQRLGWFNEEEIEMVAKTLHVTCKDVREMESRMAAQDMTFEQSSDDDEKNILSIPMLYLQDKVTMIDEEEEWINQVSNKLNIALNSLDKRSQHIIRARWLNTNDNKTTLQELANQYGVSAERIRQLEKNAMKKMKLIIQN
- the rsmD gene encoding 16S rRNA (guanine(966)-N(2))-methyltransferase RsmD, producing MKIQANFSKSNNGKIRIIAGKWKGRSIPVISKIEVRPTLSRIRETLFNWLNPVIVNSICLDCFSGSGALGLESLSRGAKKVTFIDNSKACINFLKKTITSFQEDSSSITICTDCVSWLKQLSKNTVTGYNIVFIDPPFNNRFIIYDIVYLLEKNNYLQKKSWIYIETSKLFNKGLFNKNKFPNNWVLYRKIVTQTILCCIYFRSS
- the pgi gene encoding glucose-6-phosphate isomerase; translated protein: MKNINPSHTKAWKSLKRHFNQMKKIHIIDLFRQDTDRFKHFSKTFNNEILIDYSKNLITHKTMNKLIKLAKECELNEAISAMFRGEKINRIENKSVLHVALRNRQNIPIVVDKQDVMPQINKVLENMKKFCQDVIQGKWKGYTNKNITDIVSIGIGGSHLGPYMVTETLIPYKNHLNIHFISNIDGTHIFETLNRINPETTLFIIASKTFTTQETMTNACSARNWFFSKTTTNRNLKHISKHFIALSANSEAVKKFGINPITNMFELWDWVGGRFSLWSSIGLPIMLSLGSDNFELLLNGAYAMDLHFQNTPLNENLPVILALIGIWYNNFFLTETEAIFPYDQYMHRFPAYLQQSNMESNGKSIDRNGHPINYQTGSIIWGEPGTNGQHSFYQLLHQGTKMIPCDFIAPTISHHPIHDHHEKLIANFLAQTKVLAFGKNISEIQQEYETTNSKTPYEENINFNSAPFKILPGNNPSNSILIKKITPYTLGALIALYEHKIFTQGIIFNIYSFDQWGVELGKKLADSIYLKLQHTNNISYYDSSTNGLINRYKFWTRP